One stretch of Eupeodes corollae chromosome 2, idEupCoro1.1, whole genome shotgun sequence DNA includes these proteins:
- the LOC129948158 gene encoding uncharacterized protein LOC129948158, with protein sequence MSFLSSKLLYTIIFGLLTFYGELHAICDTCSEASYAACLNVSSYAVCFDGKSISKQINHCPKNTICTDQQGICLPKDATTEPGCPSFECGVCTTSSIFTCLSERNYGYCDANGNILTVGLCEEDEVCSIDYFTTSKAICGNKCNAKPTCSNSEYTTEAPTTPSYEDICKEVKEDGYYAIEDNLPCSNMYVYCETVNGKMTSFRGTCKSGYFDAVKRTCSVDKTSKCD encoded by the exons atgtcatttttgtcatccaaa CTACTTTACACTATTATTTTTggacttttaacattttatggTGAACTTCATGCAATATGTGATACTTGCTCAGAGGCAAGTTATGCAGCTTGTCTAAATGTATCATCTTATGCAGTTTGTTTTGATG GAAAAAgtatatcaaaacaaattaaccATTGcccaaaaaatacaatttgtacTGATCAACAAGGTATTTGTCTGCCAAAAGATGCAACAACAGAACCCGGCTGTCCATCGTTTGAGTGTGGCGTTTGTACGACTTCGAGTATTTTTACTTGTCTGTCAGAAAGAAATTACGGTTATTGTGATGCGAATGgtaatattttgacagttggTTTATGTGAAGAAGATGAAGTTTGTAGTATTGATTATTTCACAACGTCAAAAGCCATATGTGGAAATAAATGCAAT gctaAGCCTACGTGTTCCAATTCTGAATACACAACTGAAGCTCCAACAACTCCTAGTTATGAAGACATATGTAAAGAAGTCAAGGAAGATGGTTATTACGCAATTGAAGATAATCTCCCGTGTTCAAATAT GTACGTTTACTGCGAAACTGTAAATGGTAAGATGACATCATTTAGGGGAACATGCAAATCTGGCTATTTTGATGCAGTGAAACGAACATGTTCCGTTGATAAAACAAGTAAATGTGATTAA